The following is a genomic window from Anaerolineae bacterium.
GCACCACGTCCTCGTCAATTTCGGCCTGCTCTTTCTCCGCCAGATTCGCCCAGGTGTATTTGGGGCGCAGGTCGAGCATCATGGCGTCATGATCTGCCTCGAGCGCCAGGTCCACCAGAGCGACCTCGGCGCTCCAGAGCTGGACAAGGGCCAGGGCCAGGTTCACCGCCAGGCTGGTCTTGCCCGAGCCGCCGCGCAGGGAGAAGACGCTGAAGATGTGGCCGGCGGGGGAGGGGGCCGGCGCCAGGCCGCGCGCGGACCGCACCCGGGTGAGCAGGGCGCGGATGCGCAGGGCCAGCTCGGTGGGATCGAAGGGCTTCACGATGTAGTCGTCCGCGCCGGCCTCGAAGCCGCGCACCTTTTCGCTGATGTCGCCGCGCGCCGTGAGCATGATGACGGGGATGGGGGAGGTTTCAGGGGCGGATTTCAGCCGGCGGCAGAACTCATAGCCGTCCATGCCCGGCATCATGACATCCAGGACGATGAGGTCGGGCTTGACGGACGGGAGGATGGCGCTGGCCTGTTCGGCGCTTTCGGCGGTGAAGACCTCGAAGCCGGCGGCTCCCAGCTTATCCTGCACGAGCTTCAGCTTGTTATCGTCAACGACTAGGATCCTGTCCTTTTGTTCGTTGGCCATGTCCCCTCGCCAGTTCGCTACTTTTCCTGAAGCGGCTTGTGCTTCTGAGTGTGTTGGCGCCTTGTCTTTCTGATTATACCATGATAGGGGAAGCGTGCAAAGGTTTTTCTCGCCGCATCAGTGCGTTTGCATGTCCAGCGCATCCTATCCGATATATAGGCGGTCTTGGCCGGCGCCGGCGTTCCAGCCCCCTCTTGAAAATTCTTCAGGTTTGTAGTATACTGTCCGAA
Proteins encoded in this region:
- a CDS encoding response regulator encodes the protein MANEQKDRILVVDDNKLKLVQDKLGAAGFEVFTAESAEQASAILPSVKPDLIVLDVMMPGMDGYEFCRRLKSAPETSPIPVIMLTARGDISEKVRGFEAGADDYIVKPFDPTELALRIRALLTRVRSARGLAPAPSPAGHIFSVFSLRGGSGKTSLAVNLALALVQLWSAEVALVDLALEADHDAMMLDLRPKYTWANLAEKEQAEIDEDVV